Proteins from one Rhizoctonia solani chromosome 5, complete sequence genomic window:
- a CDS encoding Retrotransposable element Tf2 protein codes for MKIHDVFHVSLLSAFKQDTEFDCTFTPLPTVITAQGEEEYQVDKFGYAPHEDTWEPAKDLQHCKDKLRNFFANHADAPAANNTIPANACKVQRGKIVKQLSKSKTACFVTLQALTATTCPAKLFLQSPLSQHAHLQLY; via the exons atgaaaatccatgatgtgttccATGTCAGCTTATTGTCTGCTTTCAAACAAGAcacagagtttgattgcaCATTCACCCCTCTGCCAACTGTGATCACAGCACagggagaagaggagtatCAAGTAGACAAATTT GGATATGCACCCCATGaggacacatgggaaccagccaaGGATCTACAGCAttgcaaggacaaattgcgcaacttctttgccaatcatGCAGATGCCCCAGCCGCCAACAACACCATCCCTGCCAATGCGTGCAAAGTTCAAAGAGGCAAGATAGTCAAACAACTCAGCAAGTCAAAAACTGCCTGCTTTGTCACTTTACAAGCTCTCACTGCCACAACTTGCCCTGCTAAGCTCTTCTTGCAATCCCCATTATCCCAGCATGCCCATCTTCAGCTCTATTGA